The proteins below come from a single Edaphobacter acidisoli genomic window:
- a CDS encoding Gfo/Idh/MocA family protein: MNLSRRDFSKLGAMGLASRMLPEGFGQTSSRKIGYCVIGIGRIADHFLRGVQESSHSKITGFVSGHRDKAERFAAQYGVPKDSIYNYEDMDRMIDNKQIDAVYVALPNNMHAEYTIRSAKAGKHVLCEKPMSTTVADAEAMIAACKSANVKLMIAYRLHYEPFNLKAIQMIRNGDIGEVQTINGAFGFNSPQGEWRLTKKYGGGGSLFDVGIYVVNACRYLTGEEPASFTGITSTLDHDGRFNEVEENVSWTMKFPSGILATGSSTYGTQMPGYFKVFGTKGWLGMNPAYNYDGLRLQANYWKTPGSPLVKIDEINPERDPKQFAREADHMSECILNNRTPSSPGEEGLRDMRYIKAIYHAAGVDVA, from the coding sequence ATGAATCTGTCGCGTCGTGACTTTTCAAAGCTGGGTGCAATGGGTCTGGCGTCCCGTATGCTGCCCGAAGGATTCGGCCAAACCAGCAGCCGCAAAATCGGCTACTGCGTCATCGGCATCGGCAGAATCGCCGACCACTTCCTCCGCGGCGTGCAGGAGAGCTCCCACTCAAAGATCACAGGCTTCGTCAGCGGCCATCGAGACAAAGCCGAGCGCTTCGCCGCGCAATACGGCGTGCCGAAAGACTCCATCTACAACTACGAAGACATGGACCGCATGATCGACAACAAGCAGATCGACGCCGTCTACGTCGCCCTGCCCAACAACATGCACGCCGAGTACACCATTCGCTCCGCCAAAGCAGGCAAGCACGTCCTCTGCGAAAAGCCCATGTCCACCACCGTAGCCGATGCCGAAGCCATGATCGCCGCCTGCAAATCCGCAAACGTGAAGCTGATGATCGCCTACCGCCTGCACTACGAACCCTTCAATCTGAAGGCCATCCAGATGATCCGCAACGGCGACATCGGCGAGGTGCAAACCATCAACGGCGCCTTCGGCTTCAACTCTCCTCAAGGCGAGTGGCGCCTCACCAAAAAATACGGCGGCGGAGGCTCACTCTTCGACGTAGGCATCTACGTCGTAAACGCGTGCCGTTATCTCACCGGCGAAGAGCCCGCAAGCTTCACCGGCATAACGTCAACGCTCGACCACGATGGCCGCTTCAACGAAGTCGAAGAGAATGTCTCATGGACGATGAAGTTTCCCTCAGGCATCCTCGCCACCGGCAGCAGCACCTATGGGACGCAGATGCCCGGCTACTTCAAAGTCTTTGGCACAAAAGGCTGGCTCGGCATGAACCCTGCGTACAACTACGACGGCCTACGCCTGCAGGCAAATTACTGGAAGACGCCAGGAAGTCCGCTCGTGAAGATTGACGAGATCAACCCCGAGCGCGACCCGAAGCAATTCGCCCGCGAAGCCGACCACATGTCCGAGTGCATCCTGAACAACCGCACGCCGT
- a CDS encoding chloride channel protein: MDIEPAANEIKPPRSVWSDPLEAAKIAPDREERLFLLLSIFIGVISGLLVVAFRMAIEWLRVLLLGSSPGPGQHRLLIVPALAGIIIALLTRYVFPNVRGSGINQTKAALYIHNGYISSRTVIGKFLLSALAIGSGHSLGPEDPSLQIGAGVASLISRRVGMSKAKLRIFAPIGAAAGLAAAFNAPISAILFVIEEVIGQWSAAVLGSIVLSAVSSVVVARWFWGSEPMFRIPPVNLRDPRELLAYAVLGVVGGIFALIFSKALGYLRPWLRKQPTWSQLLQPAAAGLIVGGIGYFGLPQVMGAGYEAIDQAMHSQFAWKMLLILAIFKLIATTVSFSSGTPGGMFAPTLFVGAMLGASVGAFEKLYFPHLTGSLGSYALVGMGVLFAAFLRAPLTSVFMVLEVSGNYSIVIPVILANTLAYLIARSLQPVPIFELMTNQDGLYLPSMEEQREESNLHIEDAMHPVAVPVLHAAWTLDDASRELAQYGGLKNIPIALIRYTNGTWYTAKSEELAAIFANPAGKDEHPSAGHSLGERFGTERTPLLFPDLPLDSVLPYFERWPLLPITNRAQRGSLEGVVTLDEVLKRYQQH, from the coding sequence ATGGACATAGAGCCCGCAGCAAACGAAATAAAGCCGCCACGCTCAGTGTGGTCTGATCCGCTTGAAGCGGCGAAGATCGCGCCCGACCGTGAAGAGCGCCTGTTCCTGCTGCTCTCTATCTTCATCGGCGTCATCTCCGGCCTGCTCGTCGTCGCATTCCGCATGGCCATCGAGTGGCTGCGCGTACTGCTGCTCGGCTCCTCGCCCGGCCCCGGGCAACATCGTCTCCTGATTGTGCCCGCGCTCGCCGGAATCATCATCGCGTTGCTTACTCGCTACGTCTTTCCTAACGTGCGCGGCAGCGGCATCAACCAGACCAAAGCCGCGCTCTACATCCACAACGGATACATCTCCTCGCGCACCGTCATCGGCAAATTCCTCCTCTCAGCGCTCGCGATCGGCAGCGGCCACTCCCTCGGCCCCGAAGACCCATCGCTGCAAATCGGCGCAGGCGTAGCCTCACTCATCAGCCGCCGCGTCGGCATGTCAAAAGCGAAGCTCCGCATCTTCGCCCCGATCGGTGCGGCAGCCGGCCTCGCTGCTGCATTCAACGCTCCCATCTCTGCAATCCTCTTCGTCATCGAAGAAGTCATCGGCCAGTGGAGCGCCGCCGTCCTCGGCTCCATCGTGCTCTCCGCTGTGTCCAGCGTCGTCGTCGCCCGCTGGTTCTGGGGCTCGGAGCCGATGTTCCGCATCCCGCCCGTCAACTTGCGCGACCCGCGCGAGCTGCTTGCCTACGCAGTGCTCGGCGTCGTCGGCGGCATCTTCGCCCTGATCTTCTCGAAGGCGCTCGGCTATCTGCGCCCATGGCTTCGCAAGCAACCCACATGGTCGCAATTGCTACAACCAGCCGCAGCGGGCCTGATCGTAGGCGGCATCGGCTACTTCGGCCTGCCACAGGTCATGGGCGCAGGATACGAAGCAATCGACCAGGCCATGCACTCGCAGTTCGCCTGGAAGATGCTTCTGATTCTCGCCATCTTCAAGCTCATTGCTACAACAGTCTCTTTCTCCAGCGGCACACCAGGAGGCATGTTCGCCCCCACACTCTTCGTCGGCGCGATGCTCGGCGCATCTGTAGGCGCATTCGAAAAACTCTACTTCCCTCACCTCACCGGCTCGCTCGGCTCCTACGCGCTCGTAGGAATGGGCGTGCTCTTCGCGGCATTCCTGCGCGCTCCACTCACATCCGTCTTCATGGTGCTCGAAGTCAGCGGCAACTATTCCATTGTCATCCCTGTAATCCTCGCGAACACGCTGGCATACCTCATCGCCCGCAGCCTGCAACCAGTCCCCATCTTCGAACTCATGACCAACCAGGACGGCCTCTATCTCCCATCCATGGAAGAGCAGCGCGAAGAAAGCAATCTGCACATCGAAGACGCGATGCACCCGGTAGCCGTGCCCGTGCTTCACGCCGCATGGACATTGGACGACGCATCACGCGAACTCGCTCAGTATGGTGGCCTCAAAAACATACCCATCGCGCTCATCCGCTATACCAACGGCACCTGGTACACCGCAAAGAGCGAAGAGCTGGCAGCCATCTTCGCCAACCCCGCAGGCAAAGACGAGCACCCCTCCGCTGGCCACTCCTTAGGCGAGCGCTTCGGCACAGAGCGCACCCCGCTGCTCTTCCCCGACCTGCCACTCGACAGCGTCCTCCCATACTTCGAACGCTGGCCGCTCCTGCCCATCACCAACCGTGCCCAGCGCGGGTCACTCGAAGGCGTCGTAACCCTCGACGAAGTACTCAAACGCTACCAGCAGCATTGA